Proteins co-encoded in one Sander vitreus isolate 19-12246 chromosome 9, sanVit1, whole genome shotgun sequence genomic window:
- the jak1 gene encoding tyrosine-protein kinase JAK1 has translation MPTLWAMELSRQLCGKMRRSSKRAQLSCSPTSTWGLEIHFYTPEVHQLEYFKGCYTALELCVDAAKKCSISPLCHNLFALYDDTTDMWYPPNYEFKITDETSVKLHYRMRFYFRNWHGTTEGESPVWRHCISKLKGGLSPQKTPEGTPLLDAASLDYLFAQGQHDFQTGVVPLRMSHSEAEQHEIENECLGMAVLAITHYTMDMPMPIASHETSYKRFIPESLNRNIKQRNFLTRIRINNVFKKFLSEFNRRTMKDSNITLYDLKIKYLATLEGLTSGLGSELHEPISLSVTQEGDVYNGGYCGHINQSQGQSKSENMETNRDMEVLVTGTTGISWRKKPSITPVIAKEKGKSKKIKLDGKQKNNKKTEANDSWVVFCDFHEITHTVIKEATVTIYRQDNKRMELHMASRGEALSFAALVDGYFRLTVDAHHFLCKEVAPASVVHNINNGCHGPICTEYAIHKLRQEGNKEGTYILRWSCTDYQYIIITVVCNEIDQRESRSVCQYKNFQIEVSSEGFRLYGTDTFRTTLVELLEHLEGQSLRTDNLQFQLLRCCPPQPREISNLLVVTKERAPTPQTPTQESQLSFHRILKEEIEQEEHLGRGTRTNIYSGTLRVKSEEDEDAGYSSFQEVKVVLKVLGSGHRDISLAFFETASMMRQVSHKHIVLLYGVCVRHQENIMVEEFVQLGPLDLFMRRQQSPLGTPWKFQVAKQLASALSYLEDKKLVHGFVCAKNILLARDGRGTDEGGPFIKLSDPGIPITVLTREECVDRIPWIAPECVKSTSSLSVAADKWGFGTTLWEICYDGEVPLKDKKLTERERFYETECQLATPDCKELAELMTHCMNYDPKKRPFFRAIVRDIDVLEEKNPSIKPQPTPEVDPTMFEKRFLKKIRDLGEGHFGKVELCRYDPRGDKTGELVAVKSLKPENRVEQSNNLSSEIDILKALYHENIVKYKGICQEDGGQAIKLIMEYLPLGSLKEYLPRNKSKTSLSTLLSYSIQICKGMDYLGSRNYIHRDLAARNVLVENERTVKIGDFGLTKSIKDNEGYYTVKDENESPVFWYAPECLTHCKFYLASDVWSFGVTMYELITYCDSSKSPMTLFHGMIGRTQGQMTIIRLVKVLSEGKRLPRPESCPEHVYELMRRCWENTPERRITFKRLVEELTTMQQQEQPQNNL, from the exons ATGCCAACTCTGTGGGCGATGGAGTTGAGCAGGCAACTCTGTGGGAAGATGAGGAGGTCCAGTAAGAGGGCCCAACTCTCCTGTTCTCCTACTTCTACTTGGGGCCTGGAAATCCACTTTTACACACCGGAGGTGCACCAGCTAGAGTACTTCAAAGGCTGCTACACCGCGTTGGAGCTCTGTGTGGATGCTGCCAAGAAATGCT CAATCTCTCCCTTGTGCCATAACCTATTTGCCCTCTACGATGACACAACTGACATGTGGTACCCCCCCAACTATGAGTTCAAGATCACAGATGAAACCAGTGTCAAGTTGCACTATCGCATGAG GTTTTATTTCAGAAACTGGCATGGCACCACTGAAGGAGAGTCTCCAGTTTGGAGACACTGCATCAGTAAACTCAAAGGAGGACTTAGCCCACAGAAAACACCAGAAGGAACTCCCCTATTGGATGCTGCCTCTCTCGACTACCTGTTTGCCcag GGCCAGCATGACTTTCAGACAGGCGTGGTTCCACTGAGGATGTCCCACTCAGAGGCCGAGCAACACGAGATAGAAAACGAATGTTTGGGCATGGCTGTGCTTGCTATCACTCACTATACCATGGATATGCCCATGCCTATTGCTTCCCATGAAACCAg CTACAAACGTTTCATCCCAGAGTCGCTGAACCGCAACATTAAGCAGCGCAACTTCCTGACACGCATCCGCATCAACAACGTCTTTAAGAAATTCCTCAGTGAGTTCAACCGCCGCACAATGAAGGACAGCAACATCACGCTGTACGACCTGAAGATCAAGTACCTGGCCACACTGGAGGGCCTGACCAGCGGCCTGGGCAGCGAGCTGCATGAGCCCATCTCGCTCAGTGTAACGCAGGAAGGGGATGTCTACAATGGAGGTTACTGTG GGCACATCAACCAGAGCCAAGGACAGAGCAAGAGTGAGAACATGGAGACTAATCGTGACATGGAGGTCCTGGTTACTGGTACCACTGGCATTTCCTGGAGGAAGAAGCCCTCTATA ACACCTGTGATCGCCAAAGAAAAGGGCAAGTCAAAGAAGATCAAGTTGGatggaaaacagaaaaataacaaaaagacaGAGGCAAATGACAGCTGGGTAGTGTTCTGTGACTTCCATGAgatcacacacactgtcatCAAAGAGGCGACGGTCACCATCTACAGACAGGACAACAAGAGGATG gaGTTGCACATGGCATCTAGGGGTGAGGCTCTGTCCTTTGCAGCCCTCGTGGATGGTTACTTCAGGCTGACAGTGGATGCCCACCACTTTCTGTGCAAAGAGGTGGCCCCTGCTTCAGTGGTTCACAACATCAACAACGGCTGCCACGGACCCATCTG CACGGAGTATGCCATCCACAAGCTGCGTCAGGAGGGCAACAAGGAGGGTACCTACATTCTGCGCTGGAGCTGTACTGACTACCAGTACATCATCATTACTGTGGTCTGCAATGAG ATTGACCAGAGGGAGTCACGTTCTGTGTGTCAGTATAAGAACTTCCAGATTGAAGTGTCCTCGGAAGGGTTCCGCCTGTACGGCACTGACACGTTTCGGACCACTCTTGTTGAGCTGCTGGAGCACCTGGAGGGTCAAAGCCTTCGCACCGACAACCTTCAGTTCCAGCTGCTGCGCTGCTGCCCTCCACAGCCCAGAG AGATTTCTAACCTGCTGGTGGTCACTAAAGAAAGGGCACCAACACCACAGACTCCCACGCAGGAGAGTCAGCTCAGCTTCCATCGCATTCTCAAGGAGGAGATTGAACAG GAGGAGCACCTTGGACGGGGAACAAGAACCAACATCTACTCAGGCACCCTGAGGGTGAAGAgtgaggaggatgaggatgcAGGTTACTCATCCTTCCAGGAGGTCAAGGTGGTCCTAAAGGTGCTGGGTTCTGGACACAGGGACATCTCCCTG GCCTTCTTCGAAACAGCCAGCATGATGCGACAAGTATCCCATAAACACATAGTGCTGCTGTATGGAGTGTGTGTCCGCCACCAGGAGA ATATCATGGTTGAGGAGTTTGTTCAGCTAGGACCACTGGACTTGTTTATGAGGAGACAGCAGAGCCCACTTGGCACACCATGGAAGTTCCAGGTGGCCAAGCAGCTGGCCTCAGCTCTGAGCTACTTG gaggacAAAAAGCTGGTCCATGGCTTTGTGTGTGCTAAAAACATCCTGCTGGCCAGAGATGGACGGGGCACAGATGAAGGAGGCCCCTTCATCAAACTCAGCGATCCAGGAATACCAATCACAGTACTCACCAGAGAgg AGTGTGTGGATCGTATCCCATGGATCGCTCCAGAGTGTGTGAAGAGCACGTCCTCCCTGAGTGTCGCAGCTGACAAGTGGGGCTTTGGTACGACTCTGTGGGAGATCTGCTATGATGGAGAGGTCCCCCTCAAAGACAAGAAACTCACAGAG AGGGAGAGGTTTTATGAAACAGAGTGCCAACTGGCCACCCCAGACTGCAAAGAGCTTGCAGAACTGATGACCCACTGCATGAACTACGACCCCAAGAAGAGACCTTTCTTCAGGGCTATCGTCAGAGACATAGACGTGCTAGAGGAAAAGA ACCCATCTATCAAACCCCAGCCTACACCAGAGGTGGACCCAACTATGTTTGAAAAGAGATTCCTGAAGAAGATCAGAGATCTGGGAGAG GGTCACTTTGGTAAGGTGGAGCTGTGTCGCTATGACCCTCGGGGAGATAAAACAGGTGAGCTGGTGGCAGTGAAGTCCCTAAAGCCGGAGAACCGGGTGGAGCAGAGCAACAACCTCTCAAGTGAGATCGACATCCTGAAGGCACTCTACCATGAAAACATTGTCAAGTACAAAGGCATCTGCCAAGAGGATG GTGGTCAGGCCATTAAGCTGATCATGGAGTACCTTCCACTGGGCAGTTTAAAGGAGTATCTACCCAGAAACAAAAGCAAGACCAGCCTCAGCACCCTGCTCAGCTACTCTATCCAGATATGCAAG GGAATGGACTACCTGGGATCTCGAAATTACATCCACCGGGACCTGGCTGCCCGAAATGTGCTGGTGGAAAACGAGAGGACGGTGAAGATCGGAGATTTCGGCCTCACCAAGAGCATCAAGGACAACGAGGGATATTACACCGTCAAAGACGAAAACGAGAGCCCTGTTTTCTG gTATGCTCCAGAGTGTCTGACTCACTGTAAGTTCTACCTTGCTTCAGACGTTTGGTCCTTTGGGGTGACGATGTACGAACTCATCACTTACTGCGACTCCTCCAAGAGCCCGATGACG CTTTTCCACGGTATGATTGGTCGAACTCAGGGTCAGATGACTATCATCCGATTGGTGAAGGTGTTGTCAGAGGGGAAGAGGTTGCCACGTCCCGAAAGCTGCCCTGAGCAT GTGTACGAGCTGATGCGCCGGTGCTGGGAGAACACGCCCGAGAGGAGAATCACCTTCAAGCGGCTGGTGGAGGAGCTGACCACCATGCAGCAACAGGAACAACCacaaaacaacctttaa